A genomic window from Micromonospora ferruginea includes:
- a CDS encoding TauD/TfdA family dioxygenase, with protein sequence MSETTATLPVVVENDGRALTDLIAARRAELRDTLVASGGLLFRGFEVGGVDGFDAAVRALAGEPLTYTERSSPRHSIKGRVYTSTDYPPDEEIFLHNENSYQARWPLTLFFYCVTAPETRGATPLADVRRVYELIDPAVREEFVRRRWMLVRNFHGDFGTRWQEVFNTESRAEVESYAAANGITPEWVGKDGLRTRAVRDVVHHRPGSDTPRWFNHATFFHLSTLPKDYQEGLLAMFGADGLPSNTYYGDGGEIPADVMDHLRAAYRAATVRFDYQRDDVLVVDNMTAAHGREPFTGPRKIAVAMAEAYTPDTAGAN encoded by the coding sequence ATGAGCGAGACAACCGCCACGCTCCCGGTGGTCGTCGAGAACGACGGCCGGGCGCTGACCGACCTCATCGCGGCCCGGCGCGCCGAGCTGCGGGACACCCTCGTCGCCAGCGGCGGGCTGCTGTTCCGCGGCTTCGAGGTGGGTGGTGTGGACGGCTTCGACGCCGCCGTGCGCGCCCTGGCCGGCGAGCCGCTGACCTACACCGAGCGGTCCTCGCCCCGGCACTCCATCAAGGGCCGGGTCTACACCTCGACCGACTACCCGCCGGACGAGGAGATCTTCCTGCACAACGAGAACTCCTACCAGGCGCGCTGGCCGCTGACGCTGTTCTTCTACTGCGTCACCGCGCCGGAGACCCGGGGCGCCACGCCGCTGGCCGACGTGCGCCGGGTGTACGAGCTGATCGACCCGGCGGTGCGCGAGGAGTTCGTCCGGCGGCGCTGGATGCTGGTGCGCAACTTCCACGGCGACTTCGGCACCCGCTGGCAGGAGGTGTTCAACACCGAGAGCCGCGCCGAGGTCGAGTCGTACGCGGCGGCCAACGGGATCACCCCCGAGTGGGTCGGCAAGGACGGCCTGCGCACCCGCGCGGTGCGCGACGTGGTGCACCACCGGCCCGGCTCGGACACGCCGCGCTGGTTCAACCACGCCACGTTCTTCCACCTCAGCACCCTGCCGAAGGACTACCAGGAGGGGCTGCTGGCCATGTTCGGCGCGGACGGTCTGCCGTCGAACACCTACTACGGCGACGGCGGCGAGATCCCCGCCGACGTCATGGACCACCTGCGTGCCGCCTACCGGGCGGCCACGGTCCGATTCGACTACCAGCGCGACGACGTGCTGGTGGTCGACAACATGACGGCCGCGCACGGCCGGGAGCCGTTCACCGGCCCCCGGAAGATCGCCGTGGCGATGGCCGAGGCGTACACCCCCGACACCGCTGGAGCGAACTGA
- a CDS encoding MbtH family protein, translating into MAEPRFLVVRNDEEQYSIWSADRELPAGWQDTGFAGSREECLAHVDEVWTDMRPRSVREALS; encoded by the coding sequence ATGGCCGAACCCCGATTCCTGGTCGTCCGCAACGACGAGGAGCAGTACTCGATCTGGTCGGCCGACCGGGAGCTGCCCGCCGGCTGGCAGGACACCGGTTTCGCCGGCAGCCGCGAGGAGTGCCTGGCCCACGTGGACGAGGTGTGGACCGACATGCGCCCGCGCTCGGTACGCGAGGCGCTCTCATGA